In a single window of the Zea mays cultivar B73 chromosome 5, Zm-B73-REFERENCE-NAM-5.0, whole genome shotgun sequence genome:
- the LOC100283382 gene encoding peroxidase 39 precursor, which produces MVRRTVLAALLVAAALAGGARAQLKEGFYDYSCPQAEKIVKDYVKAHIPHAPDVASTLLRTHFHDCFVRGCDASVLLNATGGSEAEKDAAPNLTLRGFGFIDRIKALLEKECPGVVSCADIVALAARDSVGVIGGPFWSVPTGRRDGTVSIKQEALDQIPAPTMNFTQLLQSFQNKSLNLADLVWLSGAHTIGISQCNSFSERLYNFTGRGGPDDADPSLDPLYAAKLRLKCKTLTDNTTIVEMDPGSFRTFDLSYYRGVLKRRGLFQSDAALITDAASKADILSVINAPPEVFFQVFAGSMVKMGAIEVKTGSEGEIRKHCALVNKH; this is translated from the exons ATGGTGAGAAGGACGGTGCTGGCGGCGCTGCTGGTGGCCGCCGCCCTCGCCGGCGGCGCGCGGGCGCAGCTCAAGGAGGGGTTCTACGACTACTCCTGCCCACAGGCGGAGAAGATCGTCAAGGACTACGTGAAGGCGCACATCCCCCACGCGCCCGACGTCGCCTCCACCCTGCTCCGCACCCACTTCCACGACTGCTTCGTCAGG GGCTGCGACGCGTCAGTGCTGCTCAACGCGACGGGCGGCAGCGAGGCGGAGAAGGACGCGGCGCCCAACCTGACGCTGCGCGGCTTCGGCTTCATCGACCGCATCAAGGCGCTGCTCGAGAAGGAGTGCCCCGGCGTGGTGTCCTGCGCCGACATCGTCGCGCTCGCCGCCCGCGACTCCGTCGGCGTCATC GGCGGTCCGTTCTGGAGCGTGCCGACGGGGAGGCGCGACGGCACCGTGTCCATCAAGCAGGAGGCGCTGGACCAGATCCCCGCGCCCACCATGAACTTCACCCAACTCCTCCAGTCCTTCCAGAACAAGAGCCTCAACCTCGCCGACCTCGTCTGGCTCTCAG GGGCTCACACGATCGGCATCTCCCAATGCAACTCCTTCAGCGAGCGCCTGTACAACTTCACGGGGCGCGGCGGGCCCGACGACGCGGACCCGTCGCTGGACCCGCTGTACGCCGCGAAGTTGCGGCTCAAGTGCAagacgctgacggacaacacgacgaTCGTGGAGATGGACCCCGGCAGCTTCCGCACCTTCGACCTGAGCTACTACCGCGGCGTGCTCAAGCGGCGGGGCCTGTTCCAGTCCGACGCCGCGCTCATCACCGACGCCGCCTCCAAGGCCGACATCCTCAGCGTGATCAACGCGCCGCCCGAGGTGTTCTTCCAGGTCTTCGCGGGCTCCATGGTCAAGATGGGCGCCATCGAGGTCAAGACCGGCTCCGAGGGCGAGATCAGGAAGCACTGCGCCCTCGTCAACAAGCACTAG
- the LOC100283382 gene encoding peroxidase 39 isoform X1, with protein sequence MVRRTVLAALLVAAALAGGARAQLKEGFYDYSCPQAEKIVKDYVKAHIPHAPDVASTLLRTHFHDCFVRGCDASVLLNATGGSEAEKDAAPNLTLRGFGFIDRIKALLEKECPGVVSCADIVALAARDSVGVIVSAPDRVPPPPHASALPKPAKPIYKPVERACMQGGPFWSVPTGRRDGTVSIKQEALDQIPAPTMNFTQLLQSFQNKSLNLADLVWLSGAHTIGISQCNSFSERLYNFTGRGGPDDADPSLDPLYAAKLRLKCKTLTDNTTIVEMDPGSFRTFDLSYYRGVLKRRGLFQSDAALITDAASKADILSVINAPPEVFFQVFAGSMVKMGAIEVKTGSEGEIRKHCALVNKH encoded by the exons ATGGTGAGAAGGACGGTGCTGGCGGCGCTGCTGGTGGCCGCCGCCCTCGCCGGCGGCGCGCGGGCGCAGCTCAAGGAGGGGTTCTACGACTACTCCTGCCCACAGGCGGAGAAGATCGTCAAGGACTACGTGAAGGCGCACATCCCCCACGCGCCCGACGTCGCCTCCACCCTGCTCCGCACCCACTTCCACGACTGCTTCGTCAGG GGCTGCGACGCGTCAGTGCTGCTCAACGCGACGGGCGGCAGCGAGGCGGAGAAGGACGCGGCGCCCAACCTGACGCTGCGCGGCTTCGGCTTCATCGACCGCATCAAGGCGCTGCTCGAGAAGGAGTGCCCCGGCGTGGTGTCCTGCGCCGACATCGTCGCGCTCGCCGCCCGCGACTCCGTCGGCGTCATCGTCAGTGCTCCTGATCGAGTCCCCCCCCCACCCCATGCATCTGCGCTTCCTAAGCCGGCAAAACCTATATATAAACCGGTCGAACGCGCATGCATGCAGGGCGGTCCGTTCTGGAGCGTGCCGACGGGGAGGCGCGACGGCACCGTGTCCATCAAGCAGGAGGCGCTGGACCAGATCCCCGCGCCCACCATGAACTTCACCCAACTCCTCCAGTCCTTCCAGAACAAGAGCCTCAACCTCGCCGACCTCGTCTGGCTCTCAG GGGCTCACACGATCGGCATCTCCCAATGCAACTCCTTCAGCGAGCGCCTGTACAACTTCACGGGGCGCGGCGGGCCCGACGACGCGGACCCGTCGCTGGACCCGCTGTACGCCGCGAAGTTGCGGCTCAAGTGCAagacgctgacggacaacacgacgaTCGTGGAGATGGACCCCGGCAGCTTCCGCACCTTCGACCTGAGCTACTACCGCGGCGTGCTCAAGCGGCGGGGCCTGTTCCAGTCCGACGCCGCGCTCATCACCGACGCCGCCTCCAAGGCCGACATCCTCAGCGTGATCAACGCGCCGCCCGAGGTGTTCTTCCAGGTCTTCGCGGGCTCCATGGTCAAGATGGGCGCCATCGAGGTCAAGACCGGCTCCGAGGGCGAGATCAGGAAGCACTGCGCCCTCGTCAACAAGCACTAG